From the Mya arenaria isolate MELC-2E11 chromosome 17, ASM2691426v1 genome, the window gcaacaacaacgacaacagcAGAGGACACAGGAACAACGGCAACAGGAGACGACGCAACAACACCATAAACAAATCAAAGCTTTTTCACAAAAAGGTCTGCGTACAACCACGGACTAATGTGACATGTCCTATGTATCGCAGTTTATtagtctttttttttttgcaaaagctTATAGACGGCTCTTTAACATAACGTTAAAAGATATGTTGTAAAGTGCACTCAGTGCTTAACAaaagtataataattaaaatatacgACAAATAATATTTCGCAAATAGAATTTAGATCCGAAAAACTTGTGTCATATAATTTTGAATGGTatatactttaatgttaaagtataaaaaaacgatatatatacttaaactgTACCCATTATATTTCCAGATGAATCAGCATCGGCGTTAGGGCATCAAGAACGACTACAACAGAAGAGGCAGCAACCACGGCAACTCGGAACGATTCAGCAACAACACGAACACATACAAAATGAATCACCAAAAGGTTTGTGCACAACCACTGACTAATTTGTCATTACCTATGTAGTTGATAAATCTGTTTTCCAAAGTCAGTAGACGTCGCTCAAGCTAACCAGTCACGTTGACGCTGCGTTAACCTTaagttaaattttcattttttaaatttttaaaagtaatgcATTTGATTTGTCTGATTTCAAAAGCCTGTATAATATCGTACCggtaaattatatgtattataattcatactataataataattataattatttttataattatttaattatcataatcaattattattattattattttattattattattattattattattattattattattattattattattataattattataattattattatcattattattaatattattataattaatattattattcttattatcattattttatatactttttatgatCATGTTTACTTTCACTCCACTTCAAAGGCAGTTCAAACTTAAGCCAGTTCAAGTTCATCAGACAGCCTGACATTTCAGTGAAGACATCAGATGACATCCGCGACTGCTACTTGACCAGTGTTGCCCTCCTGACCGGGGACAGGCTCATACTGGCAGATTGCGATAATTACTCATTGAAGCTGGTAGATACCGATAATAACAAGCTGGTGTCTCAGGTGAAACTGCCAGCTTTCCCGATGGACCTGTGTCTCCTGCCCGGGGACAGGGCAGCCGTCACTCTGCCTATGGAGGAGAAGATACAGTTCGTATCTACTCAGGGGAATTTCTCACTACAGGATGTTGTTAAAGTAGATGGATACTGTCATGGAATAGATTTCTGTGATAACAACTTAATAGTGTCCTTTACCAACCCAGGCAAGGTTGTATTGATGGACATGAAGGGAAAAGTGAAGAAGAGTGTGGATAAAGACAGCAGTCAAAAACTTTTGTTTCATTCTCCCTGGAATTTGACAGTGACCAGAGACAGCCGGACTTCGGCCATCTATATATCAGACTGGTACACCAACTCCTTTACCAAGCTGAGCATCTCACTAGAGGTGCTCCAGTCCTTTCAGGACCCGAACCTGGTTTCATTACATGGTCTGACAGCCATTGGGGACAACCAGCTGCTCGTGTGTGGGAGGGACAGTGACAACATCCTGTTGCTGGACACGCTCACCGGCAATGTAACCCAACTGCTGGGGAAGGAGGAGGGGATAGAGGGACCACTCAGTGTGGCTTACTGTCCACGTAAGAAGATGATGTTTGTCACCTGCAGGCCTGATAAAAGACCTGAATTCAAGAATTTCGTCAAAGTATTCAACTTAGTATAGGTAATTATCAAGCCTGCCAAATAATATGAGTGAAATATATATCCGGTGTGaagtatttgtaaatattaagaACATTTATAGTATCAAACTAAAAATCCGCTTATACAATACTTAATTCCACATATATCGGGCAATTTAgatattgtgaaaatatttgaCGGAAAACATGACGTTTAAATTAGGttaaattctaaatattttcataaatgacaAATCGtgtagtattttgttattagAAATGAACATAATAGTGAATGAATGTGTATTATCAAAGGAAATGTAAGTAGCTGATTGTGTATGAAATGTACCAACAAGTTGGCTTCTTACCACACGAGAACGAAGTCTTGGTAAAAGTGTGAACGTTTAATCAAACGTTGTTATTGTGTTATTGAATGTTCAAGAATATAGAGTAGTATACAcggtttatcatttttttcccGCAGTTTGTATTTAGTAAAGTTGATGTTCATTATGTgtcaatattgaaatttaacatacgtatcaatacatatatatagtgATTGAATAATCTTATAGACATTGACCTAAGTGTGAATTGATTCCacaaatattgtttgattttattatacaGACATTGACCAAAGTTAAATTTGTGTCCTCATGTATTgattaaatgattaaacagaCATTGACCAATGTGCAACTTGTTTCCTCATATAGAAATTGActaaaatatgcaaacattgGTGCACTAAATGAAACTGCCACTGTATTGTAATGTAAAACGGTTTTAAAGGGACGCTCATGTTGTAGgacataacaaatatttttccagTAATGCACATGCAACGACTTTTATTATAGTTAGTTAACTCCTACATTTATTTCTGGATAGTCTAATCTTTCTTGAatacatcacgtgataatatcaACCAACCACCTAGCTTCAGACTTTTATTGATTTGCGTCAGCAACGGTTTTGGAAAACGTGGACTTAAAAGACATATTAAATCATATActaacatttgttaaaatgtttcctCTGTCTTAGTTTTAACGGATATTTGTTCGTTAAATTAGGCATCACTTACGTCcatttttattccaaaaataacacaacaatgGTTGATCAACTTTGTTGAAgattttacaataatgatacgCCAATAAACACAATTCATCTCATTCGATGAATCACATTCACAATGTATCTAAAATATAGTTTGGGGAGATGTAActtcataacatttattttattaagcatgttacttataaatattaacaatactcTACTAAACttgattacaaacaaatatctAAAGACAAGCTCCTTATGTTTTTGGCATAATTGATACATTTCTGTGCCAAAGACACAACTATTGAAATTCTAACAATTTGGAACAACTCCTactaaatcatatatattttaacaaacaatagaCAAATGTCTATGTTATTATATCAAACTAATGCCAGAACAAATATCACTTGAGATTAAGACAAATGGAACACATCACCattaacaatcaaacaaatgGAACATATCACCATTAACAATCAGTCAATGGAACACATCAAATTAACAATCAGACAAATGGAACGCATCAACGTTATCAATCAGACAAATGGAACACATGACCATTAACAATCAGACAAATGTAACACATCACCATTAACCATCAGACAAATGGAATACATCACCATTTACAATCGGACAAATGGAACATATGACCATTAACAAGCAGACAAATAGAACACATCACCATCAACAATCAGACAAATGCAACACATAACCATTATCAGTCAGACAAATGGAACACATCGACATTATCAATCAGAAAAAATGGAACACATCAACATTATCAATCAGACAAATGGAACAcatcaatatttacaatcaGACGAAGGGAACAAATCAACATTAACAATCAGACAAATGGAACTCATCAAAATTATCAATCAGACAAAAGGAACACATCACCATTAACAATACGGCAAATGGAACACATCACCGTAATCAATCAGACATATGGAACACATCGACATTATCAATCAGAAAAATGAAACTCATCACCATTAACAATCAGACAAATATAACACATCAACATTAACAATCAGACAAATGGAACACATCACCattaacaatcaaacaaatggaacatttcaatattattaatcaTACCAAgagcaaattaaaacaaatcaacatgATCACACTCAGACGCAAGGGAGAGAACTATATACAATAACACTCAGGAACAgagaaaataattcaataagaGCCACTTTCAGGAACAAAGGAAGCTAATCAACTTTAAAATGTTCACATGAGGAGACATAAGGGAGAACTCTATACTCAATGGGAACAACTTAACAATCGTCATATTCAGAAATAAAGGCAGCTATATGTTATGATTACATTCAAGTTCAGTGATACTACACAATCTTTATTGTAAAATCATATTGCAATTGGGAAACATCCAATCTTCTTTCCCGCATCAAAAGAACTTAGCAAATCCTTAGAATATTGTAGACCACCAATTATTCTTATATATTAACACGgtaacaaaaatgtaaatggcAACATGGAGATTTACTTTCGAAATAAATGGAGAGGGATATCATAAATAACGAGAATCCTTCAGGTGACAGAGAGTAAGACTCTAGACATCAACTGCCACTGTGAGAGACAAAAACATCCTTAGTTGGGttgtattcaattattaaattgtCTAATTAACAGCTTATATAGTTTTGGGTAAATAATAGCACGTGGTTGAATATACCAAATAATGTTTACTATGACCATCTCTGAAAAACAATCTCAGACAAGTGACAAGACAGAACAAAATTACTGTTCCTCTGGCATcatgtatgttaaaatatgttcttttcatgcatattacagtatattgACCACGTTCGCTTGAAAACAATAGACTGACCACACTTCATTGGCGTGGATTTTTAGATGCTACTCAGTTCTACATTGCCTTTATTTAACACAGGCAGACGTCGCTCTTAAGATTCATAGAGTTTGGTAAAAATAGACGTCGTTGGAACCAgggatttttcttttatttgaataagTGGCTTAGTTTGACCTTCTGCTGCAGCAATTCTTGATAATATTGAAAATCGGATAAAATCAGGTTACTAGAGTAATAAAAGTAAATGTAACATAGGATGAAAGTGGTCAAGtgattaaattattcaaaaacatgaaggttgtaaaattgtttgaatCATCAACTCCATTACTCACCTAAACTGCTGAATCATCAGTGACACAATGCGTCCTAAATAGAATTGTCATCAGTGACATAACGTCCCCTAATTTAAGCATCATCAGTGCCATTAACCCCCTAAATGATACTTCATCAGTGACATTACGAGCCCTAAAAGCTACACCATCAGTGGTTGATCGCGCCCTAAATGCTACACCATCAATGTCATTACGCCCCGGAAAAACTGCGCCATCAGTGACTTTACGCGCCCTTAAGAGCTACATCATCAACGACATAACGCCCCTAAAAGCTTCATCATACTTGACTGTACGTCCcttaaatgttatgaaaatgCTATATCATCAGTAAGAATATGCCACATTAACGCTACTTTTTCAGTGAGTGAACGCCGTAATTAATACTCTACCATCAGTGTTTAAACGGCCTATACACGATACGTAATCAGTTGTTATAAGCTGTGTAGAGGGGGTGCTTGACCATCAAGATTTGATTCATTGTAATGTATGAGGCTTTGGAGAGGGGAGAGGCGGGAGTTGGGCTTATTTATAGTAACAAAAACTGCAACCTGTGTTTATAGCATGCAAAATGAAACGTTTTGTAATCTAGCTCTAAATGATTGACGCAATCGTTAAACTAAGTGCATTGTAAACAGTAACTAGAACCTAGTGTATACTTCGAATGCAACCTGCATTTACAGCCAAGGACATTGCAAATAGGTAATCATTAAATACAAGGCTTAATCATTAGGCTTTTCAACTTCCGACGGTATATGAAGGTCCGCCTACTTCCACTTATCCGAAACGCAATCCCTGTTtcagattttgcattgacaatgtatcagccaaagatgttgtattctaagtcagttagctGACATTTAATTCATATCATTTGACTATAACGTAAAATATTATCTAATCATTCGTAGTGTGTTCCACATCTGTGATCATAGGAACACTTGCAAAAAACACCGTCACGAGGAagcaaagtaaaacaaaaacataaattttcttACACAGTCAGTTCCCTTTGACAGGAAGTTTCAAGTTTCGTTTTCATAGGTTTCATTATTCACGTGACGGGTCTATTCCTCCTTTTTAGGAACACGTTTCGCTTCGCAGAAAGAAACACACATTCGGCAGAATTCAGTCTACACGAAACTGAATCGTTCGAAAGAATCGGACATTCAACAATAAATAGGTTAAATATTACGAGCAAGACAACTGTACAATTATCATAAAAAGAAGTGTTCATTCGCCACAAAAGTGGGCTTTTTCGAGAAAGCTATTTATCATTCGTACATTTTGCATTGATATTTTAATCTCTGTTACGTGTCAGCTTAGAACGAAAACTCGCCGAATGATTAATTAACTTGGACCATATACCAGTATTCCAGAAACAGTTCTGCAAATGGTGTAGCATACCACACTGTCACATTCATCAGTTTTACAGGCGTTGATTTACCCCCGCGCCAACACAAATTGTTCAGGGATTGCTATGACCCTCATCCTCAACCCACGAACtgtacatatgtttaaatgacCCCTTTCTCTTATGTCTACACCCCAAACCCCGTCGCAATGTGTTTAATGGTCAAAACTGATAAAAACATGGGGAAACATTAACACAAATCAGAACAGTCAATGCTAAAGCCCATTTGCAACCAATCAAGCAATTCAAGTGTCAatcttaataatattatttcacatctattatcttgaaattataatatttaaactgatTTGCCTCAAATTAGACAGCCAACGATTTTGTTATCTACATACGTCCCCTAAATGCCACACGATCAGTGAATAAACATCTCTGAATATTGAATGATTATGCCGTTCGCtccataatttaatataaaatatgatcagTGAATGTACGCTCCCTCAATGCTACCTGATCATTGAATGTACACAAgctaaatacaacatgattaaAGCATGTTGGATGCTCTTAACCATGCATATGCAATGTAATTAAAACGTGCTTCAAATAATTGATAAGAGCGTATGATTAAGtaaatttgcaaacaattacTAGTACGCATATTTATTCTGTGTATGTgggttaaaatgttgttatcaTTTGAGTACTTGAACAATATCCATCAAGGGAAGGTATGGTAAAACAAGAACATTACTTTGCTTATGGGGTAAGTTCCCTTTGACTGGATGTTTCTAGTTTAAGTTCAACGATTTGTTTAATCATGTGACTGGTCTACTCCCCCTTTTaagattaaatttgaacaaaacaaattacacgCAGGAAACAGGTCTACCTGAAACAATTGATCGAAAGAAACGGATGTTCAACAATAAGAAGATCGTTCAAAATACAACGTAAGTCTACaataaatttatcataaaaagaCTAGTTTCACTTGCCAGAATAGTTGGCgttttcagaaaatgtatttttcatttgaatctttTGTCTGTTTAATTTATTCTCTGTAATGTGACTGCTGAGAAAAAGAAAACGCCGAAAGATAAGttattatggaaaatatttccCAATAACTGTACTGCACAGGTTTTGACaatacacccccccccccaaactcgATAAAATATTAAGGCATACATTTGACCCCTACCTCCAAGAGCTCTACAGGTGTTGGCATGATCCCCTATACCCCAATCAACACAATAGATTCAGGCGACGATATGGCACACAATCACCAACCATTGTCTTGGTGCTGACATGCCACCCGTCCAAACAAATAACCCAGGCGCTAAAATAACGTCACATCCCCACCAATTGTTCGAGTGTTGATATGACCCCCATCCAAACCAATTGTTCAGGCGTTAAATTGGGTCCCATCCCCACAAAGTATTCGAATGTTGATATGACCCCTATCCAAACCAATTTTCCCGGCGTTAAAATCAGGCCCCATCCCAAACAAATTTGCTCGAGTGTTGATATGACCCCCATCCAAACCAATCATTCAGGCGTTAAAATCAGGCCCTATCCCAAACAAATTGGTCGAGTATTGATATGAACCCCATCCAAACCAATCATTCAGGCGTTAAAATCAGGCCCTATCCCAAACCAATTGGTCGAGTATTGATATGAGTCCTATCCAAACCAATTTTCCAGGCGTTAAAATCAGGCCCCATCCCAAACCTATTGGTCGAGTGTTAATATGACCCCCATCCAAACCAATTGTTGGCGTTAATATGACTACTCATACACACCAACCATATAATCACTTATCCCaaaaaataccccccccccacaaacCACGTGCATTTCTGTTTAGTGgtcaaatgttttaatcaattaatgCATCATGAATCCATATCAGTACATAATTGACGAACCCAATTCTTACCCCCTATGATCGACTACTGACCACACCATTAAACCTGTCCAAAATCACCTAATGGATAATACTGACAGTAAATCAATGACACACAAAACACATTATAATTAGCGTTGATATACCCCTCCCCCATCCCGTTTTACCACCTTCTGACCACAACCAACCTCTTTCCAACATGTTATGATTATGAACactaataataaattaaataagcatGTAAACATTTCAGGACACTTTAAAAATACTTGAACATGTTGAAATTCAGTGTTTAATCATTTTCACAATTTCTAACAACTGTACCcttaatgttttaaatcatttgattgATCTGTTTCTATGAATGTTGATTTTTGTATCGTCTGTGTAAAATGGCCGACAGAGAGATTTTTGTCTGGCGTCGTTGTACTTGTCCTGGTCACCACATGTCCGCATGCGATTAATAAATTTTGAACGACTTTATGCAGAGTCTTCAAACTGAATATGCACAGTGCTCATTATCAGTACATGACCTATATcgctttaatgtttaaatggttaaacatcAACgtaattgttaactttaaatagAATAACAATCGGCGCTTACGACAGGCGACACATTCGTTTCAAGCAACTgaattttcaatttgatttaagaTAGCAATTAAAGCTGGATTAAATGAAGGTGGTTACCAAACGATAATATGATTATATCTCCGACAAATTCGGCGACAAATTCGTTTCATGCCGAATAGTTCTTGATTAGTTGCTTTAAACCCCCTTAAATGCTAATCATCAGTGAGTGAACGTGCCTTAAATGATACATTATCACTGAATGTACATCCCCTAAAGCAACTTAATCAGTGGCTGTACGCCTACTAATTGCTAAACCAATACTGAATATACACCCCTTAAAAGCTACTTCATCAGTAGTTGTTCGCCTACTTAATGTTAAACCATTACTGGATATATACTCTTAAAGCTACTTTATCAGTGGTTGTTCGCCTACTTAATGCTAAACCATAACAGGTTGTATACTCTTAAAGCTACTTCATCAGTGGTTGTACACCTACTTAATGCTAAACCATAACTGGATGTATACCCTTAAAGCTACTTCATCAGTGATTGTACGCCTACTTAATGCTAAACCATTACTGGATGTATACCCTTAAAGCTACTTCATCAGTGGTTGTACGCCTACTTAATGCTAAACCATTACTGGATGTATACCCTTAAAGGTACTCAATCAGTGATTGTACTGTACGCCTACTTAATGCTAAATCATTATTGGATGTATACCCTTTAAGCTACTTCATCAGTGGCTGTACGCCTACTTAATTCTAAACCATTACTGGATGTATACCCTTAAAAGTACTCAATCAGCGATTGTACTGTACGCCTACTTAATGCTAAACCATTACTGGATGTATACCCTTAAAGCTACTTTATCAGTTGTTGTACGCCTACTTAATGCTAAACCATTACTGGATGTATACCCTTAAAGCTACTTCATCAGTTGTTGTACGCCTACTTAATGCTAAACCATTACTGGATGTATACCCTTAAACACTACATTATTAGATTGTACCCTCTAATTGCTTTATCATTAAAGCACCCTGAAGCCCCCGTCCAACTTGTGTGCAACTTAAATGGTCAAAACTGCTGATAACCCAATGAATCATGAACACATATCAGAACAAGCGTTGTTTATATCAAGCTCTTATCCCTTATGGCCCTCTTTTGACAACACCTGTCTCCATCCCAagttattaattgtaaaaactgaccattaaatcaattaaacatgACTACATATCATACCGGACATTGATATACCTCCTCCTCCTCCGCCACTTTTGACCCCGCTATGATCACACCCAAAGTGCTATAATTGTAAGTTAAATACCAATGCCTCTTATGACCCTACCCATACCCATACCCAACCTTCTAAATGGTTAAAATTGGCAATAAATTGATGTAACATTAACATATACTAGAACAAGCGTTGATTACCCCATCTACCACCTCTTATGAACACAAGAACACATCATAACTGACGCTGATACATAGCCTGCCCTGACCCCATATGACTTCACCCCAACCCTGTCCTAAAGTGTGAAATATGTTAACAAATCAGAACACTTCTTGACCGATGATGACATTTAATGGTAATCAAGGCAATTGTGTGAGCAgtatttcaattcaaaacaaaactatatcATTTCACATGTTCCAACTATTGTATACTAAAGGTTTTAGATAATTTGATTTATCAGATTTAAGAAAGGTTGATATGTCTGTCGCCTGTGTAGAATGACACACGGGTAGCGATTACTTTGTCGAGCGTCGCTGTACGCGTTCTGGCCGTATGCGTTGATCTCAACGTAATAGACCTGCTTGTGATCAACAACATTTGCACGATTTGAGAACAAAGGTCAAGATTTCTTGCA encodes:
- the LOC128222886 gene encoding E3 ubiquitin-protein ligase TRIM33-like isoform X2; this encodes MGSVPGRKAQIASGSAPEPTYCQPCAADGKKVFSKAFCPVCKEFLCSSCARVHRNMKLTKNHVLQDRSNMPSTFSADDEAEMFTETCQRHAIEFIKYYCPRHDSLLCGDCLLEDEEHRNCKVERIWHVAKGYKQVAEYNSLITGLVQTATNIGELSHDIQAIMKSVDEESLTNINELRKFRNEINQYLDKRENELLAEIEQKKRTSKTLLNELKSKCTNMNSSIEKIQSELQAQDDNSNTLLIVGKRAIKELAGLQAALGEVSRRSEVPRYKLHRDPETEQLIASEKAIGGLEIGELNSALVQQQRQQQRTQEQRQQETTQQHHKQIKAFSQKDESASALGHQERLQQKRQQPRQLGTIQQQHEHIQNESPKVKTSDDIRDCYLTSVALLTGDRLILADCDNYSLKLVDTDNNKLVSQVKLPAFPMDLCLLPGDRAAVTLPMEEKIQFVSTQGNFSLQDVVKVDGYCHGIDFCDNNLIVSFTNPGKVVLMDMKGKVKKSVDKDSSQKLLFHSPWNLTVTRDSRTSAIYISDWYTNSFTKLSISLEVLQSFQDPNLVSLHGLTAIGDNQLLVCGRDSDNILLLDTLTGNVTQLLGKEEGIEGPLSVAYCPRKKMMFVTCRPDKRPEFKNFVKVFNLV
- the LOC128222886 gene encoding transcription intermediary factor 1-alpha-like isoform X1, whose protein sequence is MGSVPGRKAQIASGSAPEPTYCQPCAADGKKVFSKAFCPVCKEFLCSSCARVHRNMKLTKNHVLQDRSNMPSTFSADDEAEMFTETCQRHAIEFIKYYCPRHDSLLCGDCLLEDEEHRNCKVERIWHVAKGYKQVAEYNSLITGLVQTATNIGELSHDIQAIMKSVDEESLTNINELRKFRNEINQYLDKRENELLAEIEQKKRTSKTLLNELKSKCTNMNSSIEKIQSELQAQDDNSNTLLIVGKRAIKELAGLQAALGEVSRRSEVPRYKLHRDPETEQLIASEKAIGGLEIGELNSALVQQQRQQQRTQEQRQQETTQQHHKQIKAFSQKDESASALGHQERLQQKRQQPRQLGTIQQQHEHIQNESPKGSSNLSQFKFIRQPDISVKTSDDIRDCYLTSVALLTGDRLILADCDNYSLKLVDTDNNKLVSQVKLPAFPMDLCLLPGDRAAVTLPMEEKIQFVSTQGNFSLQDVVKVDGYCHGIDFCDNNLIVSFTNPGKVVLMDMKGKVKKSVDKDSSQKLLFHSPWNLTVTRDSRTSAIYISDWYTNSFTKLSISLEVLQSFQDPNLVSLHGLTAIGDNQLLVCGRDSDNILLLDTLTGNVTQLLGKEEGIEGPLSVAYCPRKKMMFVTCRPDKRPEFKNFVKVFNLV